The following are from one region of the Ictalurus furcatus strain D&B chromosome 11, Billie_1.0, whole genome shotgun sequence genome:
- the si:dkey-156n14.3 gene encoding zinc finger protein ZXDC → MEIQGLSNAQNTHYKHGVPSQTGISSSGTTTGIVSRQTSHENGNSFGSQSDNNKRPSSAPLRLLAQNGSRARLSVQQKRGESSSTPSEDVQVAHIELCNLNVMKEKEYGDLDLPPDFVRAELKYGEENEDGVLQMALPLFDGEEDGYTAQCEQRQQHREPVMRDACLSASDGSSEAKNPKEFSVVFNKVQEVRKDDGEKRAECSRSTYGPSEVQHTPVYPESLDRNLTIKAKSSSTCSVDGLKTSCKLVNETCPATGEKQEAEKRTMGGVKRTDEKLPGVMACSDLVSMEKDKGQFTECETKNDSTEMSADNSGPAFMADCMNLACSINGDGATDGPPETFSGTIMINNQSIIVTIENGVLTLAAPPEGYTYKEDTVVSLKEHLGVKEHEDIVLLNYEGGTKSLGKMAEDEGGAVSDSEELTLTDECSLSELSALDNCPSVKREQGTLCDSDATAQTPRGPTEDDLQPASLVSPSGLAKKGVAVSYRCPQPGCACAFDSRQKLKMHLVFHAEDQRPFKCTVEGCGWSFTTSYKLKRHLQSHDKVRPYECEYENCGRRFTTVYNLKAHARAHEQEDAFACELCGERFRSATRLANHQRTHFEPERPHKCEFPGCEKAFITFSALFSHNRTHFRETSQFTCTYPGCDKRYDKACRLKIHLRSHTGERPFVCDSESCGWTFTSMSKLLRHKRKHDDDRRFTCPEEGCGKSFTRAEHLKGHSVTHLGTKPFECPVEGCNAKFSARSSLYIHSKKHRQDGVSLRSRCPVAGCTKHFSSRSSLKSHMLKHHNLSPDVLCQLENTATLTPSCELTSAAQSATTPGSVGTELSSLDLSSLFSNVPSGASNVPTGPAPQSVPASFTMDMALATSGILTIDPASVGSALGGAKPVDPLILAAGGDMGVLDAGGGGGVLQQAALQLDDVQTVNPEALGALTALAIQSTSAAEQLQALSSSNVLTAESPSSSLTPSLTPSLSSSLTSPLSSSLAPSLASSLVPSLASSAVPELLSPQVKADMGGNEAAVGQLLSGVEVLSQQENSKALNQFVFPSHGTSYSGQKETDLPSVAACAFIESSGSARTDYRAIQLAKQKKQKGPAASPSTAGVTQRKTKGVKSPNAAGTLVSGSARFGEGTTSTTTAGLTIRDPVTGVQYVQIQLLQDDPATDGDLAFQLSSQTSSSHSQLTVDLPVNILQEPSAMAEDDNGSDNSQFTGSTINLQDLE, encoded by the exons ATGGAAATTCAGGGGCTTTCTAATGCCCAAAACACTCACTACAAACATGGCGTCCCCTCTCAGACTGGTATATCGTCGTCGGGAACGACAACGGGGATTGTATCTAGACAAACTTCACATGAAAACGGTAACAGCTTCGGATCGCAAAGCGACAACAACAAGCGGCCCTCGTCTGCTCCGCTTCGACTGCTGGCACAAAATGGCAGCAGAGCTCGGCTCTCTGTACAACAGAAACGCGGAGAAAGCAGCAGTACGCCCTCAGAGGACGTTCAGGTGGCTCATATTGAGCTCTGTAACCTGAACGTGATGAAGGAGAAAGAGTACGGTGATTTAGATCTACCGCCTGACTTCGTGAGGGCCGAGCTGAAGTACGGAGAAGAGAACGAGGACGGCGTGCTGCAAATGGCGCTGCCGCTTTTCGACGGGGAGGAAGACGGGTACACTGCGCAGTGTGAGCAACGACAACAACACCGAGAGCCAGTGATGAGAGACGCGTGTTTATCTGCAAGCGACGGGTCTTCCGAAGCTAAAAACCCTAAGGAGTTTTCCGTTGTTTTCAACAAAGTACAGGAAGTACGTAAAGATGATGGGGAGAAGAGAGCAGAGTGCTCCAGATCGACTTACGGCCCATCAGAGGTGCAACACACCCCGGTTTATCCTGAATCACTAGACCGCAATTTGACAATCAAAGCCAAATCATCTTCCACATGCAGTGTTGATGGTTTGAAAACCAGCTGTAAGCTAGTAAATGAAACCTGCCCTGCCACAGGCGAAAAGCAGGAAGCTGAGAAGCGCACCATGGGCGGCGTTAAGAGGACGGATGAGAAGCTGCCTGGGGTGATGGCCTGTAGTGATTTAGTATCGATGGAGAAGGATAAAGGACAGTTCACGGAATGTGAAACGAAAAACGATAGCACTGAAATGTCGGCGGACAATAGCGGCCCGGCTTTCATGGCGGACTGCATGAATTTGGCATGCAGTATTAACGGAGATGGGGCCACCGACGGGCCGCCCGAGACCTTCTCCGGTACCATCATGATCAACAACCAGAGCATTATCGTGACTATCGAGAACGGTGTTTTAACTCTGGCGGCCCCGCCTGAAGGCTACACATACAAGGAGGACACAGTGGTGAGTCTGAAAGAGCATTTGGGCGTGAAAGAGCATGAAGACATCGTCCTCCTGAACTACGAGGGTGGCACGAAATCTCTGGGGAAGATGGCCGAGGACGAGGGCGGCGCCGTGAGCGACTCCGAGGAGCTGACGCTGACCGACGAGTGCTCACTGTCGGAGCTAAGCGCTCTGGACAACTGTCCGTCCGTTAAACGGGAACAAGGAACTTTGTGCGACTCTGATGCCACAGCTCAGACACCAAGAGGCCCGACTGAAGATGATTTGCAGCCCGCAAGCCTCGTCTCTCCATCCGGCTTAGCTAAGAAAGGCGTTGCGGTGTCGTACCGCTGCCCACAGCCTGGCTGCGCATGCGCGTTTGACAGCCGCCAGAAGCTGAAGATGCACTTGGTGTTTCACGCTGAAGACCAGCGGCCCTTCAAGTGCACAGTGGAGGGCTGTGGCTGGTCCTTCACCACCTCCTATAAGCTGAAGCGACACCTGCAATCGCACGACAAAGTGCGACCCTACGAGTGCGAGTATGAAAACTGCGGCCGCCGCTTCACCACCGTTTATAACTTGAAGGCGCATGCGCGAGCGCACGAGCAGGAGGACGCGTTTGCGTGCGAACTGTGCGGAGAAAGGTTCCGCAGCGCCACGCGCCTCGCCAACCATCAGAGGACGCACTTCGAGCCCGAACGGCCACACAAGTGCGAGTTCCCAG GATGTGAGAAGGCCTTCATCACCTTCAGTGCTCTGTTCTCCCACAACAGGACCCACTTCAGAGAGACAAGCCAGTTCACGTGTACATACCCAGGCTGTGACAAGCGCTATGACAAGGCCTGCCGCCTTAAAATCCATCTTCGTAGTCATACAG GTGAGAGGCCATTTGTCTGTGACTCAGAATCTTGTGGCTGGACTTTCACTAGCATGTCAAAGCTGTTGCGCCACAAAAG GAAACATGATGATGATCGGCGCTTCACCTGTCCAGAAGAAGGGTGTGGGAAGTCCTTTACCCGTGCAGAGCACCTGAAAGGCCACAGTGTCACCCACCTGGGCACTAAGCCTTTCGAGTGCCCAGTAGAAG GATGTAATGCTAAGTTCTCAGCACGGAGTAGCCTATACATCCACTCTAAGAAACACCGCCAGGATGGGGTGTCTCTGAGGAGCAGATGCCCTGTTGCAGGATGCACCAAGCACTTCTCATCCCGCAGCAGCCTCAAGAGTCATATGCTTAAACACCACAACCTCAGCCCAg ATGTGTTGTGTCAATTGGAAAACACAGCCACTCTCACACCCAGCTGTGAGCTCACCAGTGCTGCTCAGAGTGCCACCACTCCTGGCTCTGTGGGAACAGAGCTAAGCAGCTTGGATCTCTCCTCCCTTTTCTCCAATGTTCCCTCAGGAGCCTCCAATGTACCTACCGGTCCTGCCCCTCAGTCAGTCCCTGCTTCCTTCACCATGGACATGGCTCTAGCGACCAGTGGGATTCTTACCATAGATCCAGCCTCAGTGGGCTCGGCTTTGGGAGGAGCCAAACCCGTCGACCCTCTGATCTTGGCTGCAGGTGGGGATATGGGGGTACTGGATGcagggggagggggtggggtcTTACAGCAAGCTGCACTGCAATTGGATGATGTACAGACGGTGAACCCTGAGGCACTTGGAGCGTTAACGGCCTTGGCTATTCAGAGCACCTCAGCCGCAGAGCAGCTCCAAGCCCTGAGCTCCTCCAATGTTTTAACAGCAGAGTCACCTTCCTCCTCTCTGACCCCATCCCttactccctccctctcttcctcactCACGTCACCACTGTCATCATCTCTTGCTCCATCTCTTGCCTCCTCTCTTGTTCCATCTTTGGCTTCTTCTGCAGTACCCGAGCTGCTGTCTCCCCAGGTAAAGGCAGATATGGGAGGAAATGAAGCAGCTGTGGGGCAATTACTAAGTGGAGTGGAGGTCCTGAGCCAGCAGGAGAACAGCAAGGCTCTGAATCAGTTTGTTTTCCCTAGCCACGGCACATCCTACAGCGggcagaaagagacagaccTTCCATCGGTTGCTGCTTGTGCTTTTATT GAGAGCAGTGGTTCCGCACGCACAGATTACAGGGCCATCCAACTGGCaaagcagaagaagcagaaagGCCCTGCTGCAAGTCCATCTACTGCAGGGGTAACTCAGCGGAAGACTAAGGGGGTGAAGAGTCCCAATGCTGCAGGGACATTAGTTTCAGGAAGTGCTCGATTTGGAGAAGGGACTACATCGACAACCACGGCAGGCCTCACTATCCGAGACCCAGTTACCGgagtacagtatgtacagatTCAGCTACTGCAG GATGACCCAGCCACAGATGGAGATTTGGCTTTCCAGCTCAGTTCACAGACCTCCAGTTCTCATTCCCAGCTGACCGTTGACCTGCCTGTCAACATCTTGCAG GAGCCTTCTGCCATGGCTGAAGATGATAATGGATCTGATAATTCTCAGTTCACTGGCAGTACCATTAACCTACAGGACCTGGAATAA